A region of the Oceanihabitans sp. IOP_32 genome:
GAGATCAGCTGAGTTATCTTTCAATTTTTATAGTGGTACTTTAATTAGAGTTTATTTTCGTTTAATATGTTATTGAAAAAATGTATCATCAGATTTAGTTAAAGTAAACCACGTTGTTCTTTTGGATAATTTGTATTTTTAATTCTTAAATAATCTTTCATTTCGAAATTCATATTAAATATAAAAAGAGAGTTTATAGAATTCTTCAAGAGTACTGGTTTTTTAAAAGCCAGTTTAATTGGTATTGCGGTCGCTGTACCAGTTATTATTGGTAATGCCAGCAACCATTTAGAAGTTGGTCTTGCGATTTCTTTTGGTGCATTTTGGTGTTCGTCTAGCGATGTAACTGGAGGTTTGAAACAAAAACAATTAGGTATCCTCTTTTCTGCAGTTCTAGTTGTAATTGTTAGCTTTATTGGAGGTTATCTACATCATTTAAATGGGCTGCTTTATCCTGTTTTGGGTATGCTCACTTTTGGTATTGCTTATATTTCTATTTATGGTTTTAGGGCTTCGCTAATCAGTTTTTCAGGTCTAATGGCTTTAGTTTTAAGTTTTGGCCATATCTCTAGTGGTTTGGAAAACTATCAATATGCTTTGCTTATTGGTCTAGGAGGTTTGTGGTATTTAATACTATCTACCATTACGCAGCATTTAAACCCGAAAGCTCAGATTGAAGAAACACTAAACAATACCTTTAAACTCACAGCTGATTTTTTAGACCTAAGAAGACAACTTATAGGCGATCAATCTTCTCGTGATGAAGTTCAATCACAACTTATGGTCGTGCAGAGCGAATTGACCGAAGATCACCAAACCTTGAGGGAAATTTTGATTTTATCTCGAAAAAGTTCGGGTAAATCTCATTATCAAGATAAACGATTATTGGTGTTTATCCAATTTGTAGAGATTCTTCAAAAGGCTATGGCAAACCCCGTAAATTATGAGAAAATGGATGCCCTTTTTGAAGAGCTTCCTAGATTTAAAACCGATTTTCAGAATTTGATTTTAGAGCTCTCTAATCAATTGAGCTTTATAGGTCAAAATATTAATAAACCAAAACTGTTTCCGTCTAATAAGAAGCTGGTTAAGGCTATTGACGAACTCGAAGAGGCTATTTTGAGACTTAAAGAGGAACACGGTTTTGAAGATTATGAGAGTTATTTAATGCTTCAAAATTTTTTAGACTATCAAATCCAGCAATATGAAAATCTTAAAAGAATAAAACGATTGCTTGGTAATCCAGAATTATCATCTAAAGACCTAGTAAAAAACGATAAAATAAAACCTTTTATTGTTTTTAAGGATTATGACTTAAGACTATTAGTAAGAAATTTTAGTTTGAGATCTACGATCTTTAAACACTCTTTACGATTGGCAATTAC
Encoded here:
- a CDS encoding FUSC family protein, with the protein product MKQKQLGILFSAVLVVIVSFIGGYLHHLNGLLYPVLGMLTFGIAYISIYGFRASLISFSGLMALVLSFGHISSGLENYQYALLIGLGGLWYLILSTITQHLNPKAQIEETLNNTFKLTADFLDLRRQLIGDQSSRDEVQSQLMVVQSELTEDHQTLREILILSRKSSGKSHYQDKRLLVFIQFVEILQKAMANPVNYEKMDALFEELPRFKTDFQNLILELSNQLSFIGQNINKPKLFPSNKKLVKAIDELEEAILRLKEEHGFEDYESYLMLQNFLDYQIQQYENLKRIKRLLGNPELSSKDLVKNDKIKPFIVFKDYDLRLLVRNFSLRSTIFKHSLRLAITVVFGYGLGLLFDFQNPYWIMLSIIVIMRPSYGLTKTRTKDRILGTLLGAAIATGLVYVISDPYIFGVLGLISLVIAFSMIKKNYRAGATFITLTVIFIYAISQPDISKIIQFRVIDTLVGAGLAYIAMRWLLPAWSFMKIGDNIKDSLKANTNFFKSISSYYQYKGKVPSDLKMNRKEAFLQMSNLSSAFQLMAQEPKSKQRHIDDIYELVVLNHSLLASLSSLNIYIQNNKTTSASRDFKLISDKVIENLDRVYEQLQKIDFETPKSTALNTAEKSRSFKFSAAQLTKETVLETSNEHTHKEAHLVWEQLRWLFSLSEKMLTITAKYTEI